ACTTAAGCAAGACTTAAACCTCAAAACCCCTCGAATTACTTTTGCTCACAATGCTTATAACTTTAAAACTATCAAAGCAGATGAAGTGGTTAACGTGACCTTTCACTTTAAAAATACAGGTACCAAACCCTTGCAAATTTATGATGTGCAAACTACTTGCGGTTGTACCTTGACCGATTGGGACAGAGAGGTAGTACACCCCAATGCAGTAGGTAAAATATCGGTAAGTTATCACCCGGCAAAAAAACAACAGCTAGGCAAACAACAAAAAGTAGTATTGATCATATCAAACGCGATAAACCGGGAAGAAAAGGTTTATTTAGTAGGTGAAGTACTGAAATAGCTTTAATTTGCAATGTAGTTCGTGGTGGCGACAGAGTTCTAGGTATGTCCTGTTCTACTGGCAGCCTGCCAAGGCTATCAACGCTGGACTCGGACTTCTAACTAACAAGGCGTACCTAGCTAGTACTCTGGACACTAAATATGTAAAGCGCTGTTTCGCGTAGCTACGGCTATGCTCTATTTTTGAAGATCGCTAGTAACCAAAACCGAGCTTTTCGCGAGCTCAACGTAGTTAATTCATCAAAATTTCTACTTTACCTACTTAGAAGCCAGAGTACTAGAACCTTGTCAGGACTTCTAGTTGATAAATCCATAAACCACTGAAAATAAGTATATTATGAATTTACTAGCTACCTGTGAACCGAATCTACAGCAGTTTGCTGTGATGAGCTCAACGCAGTTAAACAGGGTGTACCTAGTCGCTAGAACCTTGCTATTAACTAACCAATAAAAAAAAATTAAACAATGAGTAAGAATGCAATTATTACTGGAAGCACCAGTGGAATAGGGTTGGGCATAGCCCGTAAATTTGCCGAAGCAGGCTACAATATATGTTTCAATGGATTGGAAGACAATGGCGCTGAGATAGCCGAAAAAGTGGGAGAAGAGTTTGGAGTTACTACCATGTTCTCTGCGGCTAACATGCTCAAGCCAGATGACATCAACGAAATGGTGAAAATTGCCGAAGGAGCCTTTGGTAGCATCGACGTACTCATCAACAATGCTGGTGTGCAGTATGTGGCGCCTATTGACGAGTTTCCTGCCGCCAAGTGGGACCTGATCATTGGAGTAAATATGTCGGCAGCTTTTCATACCAGCAAAGCCGTTTGGCCAGGCATGAAAGCGCGTAAATTTGGCCGTATTATCAATATTACTTCAGCGCATGGCTTGCGTGCTTCTGAGTTCAAATCGGCTTATGTCACATCCAAGCATGGGGTAACCGGGTTAACCAAAGTATTGGGACTCGAAGGAGCTCCTCATGGCATTACCTGCAATGCCATTTGTCCGGGTTATGTAAAAACTCCTTTGGTAGAAGGGCAGATCAAAGACCAGGCAAAGTCTCATAACATGACCGAAGAAGAAGTAGTAACAAAAGTAATGTTAAAAAAACAAGCCATCAAAGACTTTGTAAAAGTAGAAGATTTGGGTGCTTTGGCGTTATTTTTGGCTTCCGAGAGTGCACAAATGATGACTGGAGCTTCTATTCCGGTAGAAGGTGGCTGGAGCGCCCAATAGTTGTAGTAATTCATCTATAAAAGATATTTAAGCTATGAAAAATTGGCTGAAGACGCAGGTAACTGCGTCTTTTTTAGATTTTACCCTGATATTCCAGCTTCGAAGTAGGTAAAGTAGGATTTTTGACTTTAGCGAGTTTATACTCTAAATACAACAATAACACAACAGAATGTACAAAACCATTGATTTAGCATTACAAGGGGGGGGCTCGCACGGTGCCTTTACCTGGGGAGTCTTAGAACGTTTTCTAGAGGCCGAAAGTCTTGTAATAGAAGGCTTATGTGGTACAAGTGCCGGGGCCATGAACTCTACGATGGTAGCGTATGGCATGCATATAGGAGGAAGGGAAGGAGCCATTAAGATGTTAGAAGCTTTTTGGCAAAAAACATCAGAAGCTTTTGATAAATCACCGATCAAGCCCAGCTTTTTGGACAGGTGGCTTGGCACAGGGCGTATGGACTTTTCGCCGAGCTACTACATGTTCGATTTTTTGACCATGATGTCGTCGCCTTACCAAAACAACTTGTTCGATATTAATCCATTGCGTGATTTATTGCTGGAGTTGATAGATTTTGACGAGCTACGTAAAAGTACCGCCATGAAACTATTTGTATGTGCTACCAATGTGCGTACCAGTCGACCTAAGGTTTTCTCCAAAAAAGATATTTCGGTAGATGCGGTACTGGCTTCGGCTTGTTTGCCGTCGTTGTTCAAAGCGGTGGAAATAGATGGAGAAGCATATTGGGACGGTGGCTTTATGGGAAACCCACCCATTTTCCCCTTGATAGACGATACCGAGACAGAAGACATTGTATTGGTACAAATCAACCCCATTCATCGCCCCGATATTCCTAAAACTGCGGTAGAAATAAGAGATAGAATCAACGAATTGAGCTTTAACTCTAGTTTGATGCACGAAATGCGTAGGATCAACTTTGTGCAAAGAATGTTGGAAGCTGACCTCAACCAAGAGGGCAAACTGAGAAACCTGTACATTCACCATGTAAAAGCTGAGGAAGAAATGACTAATTTAGGAGTGTCAAGTAAGCTCAATGCTGATTGGGACTTTTTACAAAAACTGCGCAAACTGGGGCGTCGTTCGGCAGATGTATGGCTCAAAGAAAACTATGACCATTTAGGCAAAAAGTCAACTTGTAATATTGATCAAGAGTTTCTGTAGAAGCTTCCCTGCCTATGAAATAATCATCCCCCAATGTAGCAAGTTGGGGGATGACCCAATGATGAGCCTAAAAGCTACACCCTATCAAATGATATTTTGCCGCAAGGTACCCTTCTTGTTCCAAGGCCACATCTTTGTTGTTATACTTAAAAATAAATACCTCTTTTGCTGTACCTATCGTCTCACTTTTGATGTTGTTTACCGGCAGAAACCCCCGATATACCCCGGATACCCATCGGTCGCGATGAGTAACGATATAAAAGCAAAGGTCCGCATTGAATATGGCATAAGGGCTTAGTTTATCATCATAGGCATATTCTCTAAGTGTTGTCCCTGCTCCGTTAGTTACTGCTGTTACGTTGCCTTGGGCATTGTATACATAGGCGAATTGGTTGATGAGGGAGGTTTTTGCCAGATCAGCGTAAATTTTCCAAGAGGTGCGTTGCCCTTTGGCATTATATTCAAACACCCACCACTCTATAAAGTTACCACTTGCATCATTTTTTCGGATGGCACTCAAAACCCCCGCTTGATAGGTATATATAAACTCTTGGGTAACGGTGCCACTAGAAGAGGACGTTACTTTTTGAACACTATTATCGGCGTTGTAGGCAATATCATACTGATATGGAGCAAAAAACGACGAAGGTTCTACAATCTTTGTGAGGTTGCCTTGGATGTCATAGGTATACTCTTGTTCATTGTAAACCCCGCCTGAGGCAAAGTTTTCTATTTTGTCTACCTTGCAAGTATTGCTTATACAAGACGCCACTGCAATAGTGTTAGAGTAGTCAGACACTTTGCCGAGTCTTTTGGAGCGTAAGCGGTAATAGTAGGTTTGACTAAAATCAAGCCCTTCTACTTTGTGTGAAGTACCCACCACTTCTTTCCCGTTATAACCTGCCAAAAAGTTTCCAAACCCAGGGTCGGTTGACACATCCAGTAAAAATACACTAATGCCCGCAAGCGCCTGCCATTGGGTAGTAAACTCAAACGCTTTCTGATTGCTGGCTGCTTTTGCTACAGGAGCAGGCAATAAACCAGTGGTTACTTTGATCACATTTGAGTAGTCAGAAGTAGCGCTTAAGCCTATTGCTCTTACTCGGTAAAAATAGGTCGTGTTGGCGTTTAAATCTTGCACATCAGCAAAGTTATCAATGACTGGTCGTGCATTATAGCCCGCTATAGTTTGGGTAAAACTGGGGTCAAGTGCTACATCAAGCAAGTAAGAAGCAGCATTGGGTACCTTATTCCAGTGAGCACTAAAACCACCACTTTCAATGCTGCCAGCTGTAGTGGCTACCGGGGCGTCAAGGTTGCTGGTTTTTGCCGACATTACCTCCGAGTGGTTAGATATTTCTTTGCCGTTGACAATTCTTACCCGGTAAAAATAAGGAGTGTTGGCATCCAGGTTAGGGATGATCAATTGGGTATTGGCCTCTACGTCAAGGTTGTTGTACCCTGATAAAATATTGTTGAACAACGCGTCTGTTGCCACATCTATTTTATAAGATTTTGCTTCAGGCATTGCTTTCCAGTGTGCGGTAAAACTAGTGAGTTCCTCGTCAGACGGAGGCAATACTATAGGTTGGGGCAATGTGCTGGTATACACCGATTGTACATTGGAGTAGGCCGAAAAGGAGTTGAGTTGCCGGGCTCTTACTCTATAAAAATATTGCTGGCTTACTGTGACATCTTCTACCAATAAGGTAGAGTCATTCTGGGGTACTTCGTGGGCGCTGTAGTTGGGTAATAAGTATTGAAAATCTTTGTCCTTGGCTACATCTACCTGATAAGTGGTAGCATTTTCTAGTTTTTCCCAATGTATTTTAAACTGGTTAGCTGTTACCTCCATAGCAGGGTAGGCTATTGGTGCTTCTACTTCCGAAGTAGTCACCGATATAATGTTGGAATGTATAGAGGTTTGGTTAGAAATGTTGGCGCGTACCCGATAGAAATAGGTCTTGCCTGCTTCTAAACCTTCAACTGTCGTTTGGTGCTCATTTACTTTTTTAGATTGATAGTTTGCTACAAATAGTGCAAAATCTTCGTCTGCTGCCACGTCAATTTCGTAGCTGGTAGCGCCTACTACTTTTTTCCAGTGTGCCATAAAGCTTACAGCGGTTACCTGGTCGGCATTGTGGGCAATAGGACGTGGTAAAATAAATTCTTTTTCAAACAAAGCGCACCCCGAAAGTATGCACAGGCCTAATAAAAGCCCGGTGATATTAAACTTAAACATACACTAGCAGTATTTTAGTTGATAAATTAGACGTTGTTTTAGCAGAAATTTTCGCCAAAACAAGTATACAATTGATTTGTTTAGGTAGGTTTATTGATTGTGACAATACCACACATTTGTTTGTGATATAATAATAAGCATTGTTTGTGGTTTGTGATTGTTATTAGTATTGGGGCAAAGGTAGGCGGAATGGTTGAGTAAAAAAAATAAACTCATAAAATTAGCTGTAAATAACTTACAATGACATATTCAGGCTAATTTGTAAAATACTGATTGCCAATTAATGCTTCAAAACTGGGGGCTATTCCTTGACTAAATGAATTAATTAGAATGTGATTATTTTGATAAATTACTTTTTGTTAAAATGAAATAGTTGTAATAGTAAATTATTGCCTAGCACCATTGGCATACAGACAATAAAGCCTTTCTTGCTTTGGGGCTTGCCCTAAAAGGTTTAAAATTGCACCAGCAAAACACATCAATTTATTATTTACTAGACATATTTAGCATTGGTTACACAGAGTCTTAGTACACCGCATAAGCCTGCAATTGCGATAATTGGCGCAGGAAGTTGGGCAACAGCATTGGTTAAAATACTGTCGGAAGGGGCAGTAGATATTCGCTGGTGGTTACGCAACCAAGAGTCGCTTGAGCACATCAGGCGCTATCAACGCAACCCTGACTATTTGAGCGATGTACCAATTAATCCAGAAAAAGTACAATTGTTTGCCGATATGAAAGAAGCCGTGCAAGGGGCTCAGTATGTAATTATAGCCATTCCGGCGGCTTTTGTGCAAGATGCCTTGAGCCAGTTGTCAGCAGCCGACTTTAAAGACAAAGTGTTGGTATCGGCAGTCAAAGGGATAGTTCCTCAAAAAAACTGGTTAATTACAGAACTGCTAGAGTACGAGTATCAAGTAAAACCTGCGCACATTTGTGTAATTGCCGGACCTTGCCATGCCGAAGAGGTAGCACTTGAAAAACAATCTTACCTGACTATAGCTTCTGAAGATTTGGCTCAAGCAGAAAACTTTGCTCAATTAATCGCCAACCGTTTTATCAAGGCAGTACCCAATCAGGACGTATATGGGGTAGAGTATTCGGCAGTCATGAAAAACATCATTGCCTTGGCTTGTGGCATTGCCCATGGGCTCAACTATGGCGACAACTTTCAGGCAGTGTTGGTATCTAATGCTATGCAAGAGATTCGGCGGTTTGTAGAAACTACCTACCCCTGCGAACGTGATTTGTATGCTTCGGCATACTTGGGCGATTTACTCGTAACGGCTTACTCTCAGTTTAGCCGCAACCGCACCTTTGGTAATATGATAGGGAGGGGCTATACCGTGAAGTCGGCACAAATGGAGATGAACATGATTGCCGAAGGTTATTACGCTGTCAAAAGCATTTATGAGATCAATCAAAAGTTTGGAGTAGACATGCCCATCACCAAGGCGGTGTACCAGATCTTGTACGAAAAGGTAACCCCGGGAGTGGCCATAGGTAAACTTAGGTGGTTACTTGCTTAAGTTCTTAAACACCTGTTAGGTTCAAACCACTAACAGGTGTTTTTATTTCATTACCTTCATTGGGTACTCTCATTGGGGTGGGTTGGGAGAGTATTATGGCAGGAAGGGGGCAAGTATGCATTAATTTTAGTAATTTGGCTCTAACTAAGTAGCAACAAGTAAGGGTCACTTATGGCGTGACAGTTACACCTACTGATTAGGCATATTTAATTCTGCAATAAAATATGTGATAACAAACTTCTCCTCTCATGAAATATTTAAGTTTATTGTTTGCACTCATGCTGACTACCCCTGGCTTGTTTGCCCAACTAGACGTGAACGAACGCATACATTTGGCCGATTCACTGTTTGATGATCGGGGTGACTATAGCCAGGCGTTGGATTATTACTACCCATTGATTGACGATTTTGCCCGAAAGGGCGACCGCAAGCGCCACGTTATTTACCAAATCAAGGTGATACAATGTCATTATTTATTATCGAAGTATGACACAGCTTTAAAAATTGCCCATACACTACTCAAAAATTTGCCTAAAAGCCTGCCACGCAAATTTCTTTACGAAGGAGAAGTTAAAACCCTGATGGGAGAAATTTATTACAAAAAAGGAGAATATGAAGTAGCAAAAAAAAGCTTGCACCAAGCCTGGAAAGTGCTTAAGTATGAATATGGAGCCGAAGTGCAGCTTTCTACAGTATATACAGTCATGGGGTTTGTACACGAGGCATTAGAAGAGTTTGACCTTGCCTTTAGGTATTACAAAAAAGCGTTGAAGTTAAGAAAACGGGTTTTGGGCAAATACAACCAAGCCACTGCATCGTCTTATGCCGACCTTGCCAACCTTTACTTTGCTCAAGGTGACTATATAGTGTCTATTGGCTACGACAAAAAAGCCTTGGGCATCAAAAAACAGTTGTACGGGGCACATCACCCCGAAATAGCCTTGTCTTACAACAATATGGCAAGTACTTATAATACTTGGGGCAACTACGACAAGGCGCTAAAATACCACCAGAAAGCCCTTGCCATCCGCGAAAAAGTATTTGGGCAATGGCATTTAGACGTGGGGCAGTCATACCATAACATTGGCTATACCTATATGCAAAAAGGCGCTTACAATCTTGCCCTGGAGTATTACCAACGTTATGAAACTACTTTACAAAAACTGACTGGCAAACACCATCCGCACCTGAGCTCAATATATACTAACATAGGTACGGTGTATGTAAAAAAACGTCAATATGAAAAGGCGCTCGATTATTTTGAGAAAAACCTTTGGTTGTTGCGCAGTGCTTATGCCCGGCAAAACAGCCATTTTGCCGAGGCTTACCATAACTTTGCCTACGTGTATCGCCTCAAAAAAGACTACCAACTGGCATTGACTTACTCTCAGAAAACCCTGGACATTGTACAACAGGTGTTTGGCAAACCTCACCTGTATGCCGCACGTGCTTTTTTGAACATGGGCAGGGTATACGCCCAGCTGCAAAAACCAACACTTGCCAGCCAATATTTTAGCAAAGCAATTTATACCCTAAAGCAAGTGTTTGGTCATAAATCGTCTTTGCTATCGGTAACCGCCCACGAACTGGGCAAGCTATACCTAAGCCAACAAAACTACACCAAGGCATTGGCCTATTTGCACAAAGCCTTGGTGTATGGGGTACCTCGTTTCAACAAAGTCCTTGCGCCAAAGTCGTTGCCTGCGCTCAAGGACTGCCCTTTAGATCCTTTTCTGGTAAAAATACTTGCCACAAAAGCACAGTGTTTTTATCAAATGTATGAGGCAAAGGCAAACCCTCTATACCTCAATCAATCTATTGTGACATACGAGTTGGGCTATGCCCTGCTCAAAAAAATAGGCAACTCCTTCTTAAAAACAGAAGACCGGATGAATTTTAACGAAACCGTTATTGCCATAAGAGACGGAGCACTGAAGGCATACAGGCAAAAATACCAGGTGACCCAGCAACCCAGGTTTTTGCGCAAAATGTTTGAGTGCAGCGAGCAGTTTAAGGCAAGTTCGTTACAAAGTGCCCTCAACTACCAAAAAGCCCTGAAGGCAGCCAATATTCCTCCTGTTTACATTATCCAAGAGCAAGGCCTGAGAATGGATATTAACTATTGGACCAAGAAGGTGTCAAACGACCCGGCAAAGGCAGCCCAACACCAAGACTCATTGTTTGAGTATAACCGAAGGTATGAGGAGCTCATTGCCGCCATTGAAACCAACTACCCAGCGTATGTGGCACACAAGTACAAATATAAAATAGTCCAACTCGACGAAATTCAGCAAAGGCTTGCCCCTCAAAGCGTGTTACTGGAGTATAGCCTGGGCGAAAAGAGCAGTTATTTATTTATCATTACTGCTACTCAGGTAGAGGTGGTGAGTTTGGCAGGCCGAAGACAACTTCAGCCTTTGCTCAATTCGTATTATAGTGCCCTTGAAAGTGAAGAACAATTGCCAAAATTTGCTCAGGCAAGCCATCGTTTGTATCGGGCAATGCTTCAGCCAGCCGAGGCGTATATCAAAGACAAAAAACGGTTAATTGTGATTGCTCCTTCGCTCGAAAGCATACCTTTTGAGGCCATCATTAGCCAACCACCCTCTGCCCAACAACTTAAGCTACAAAAGTTTAGCCTGCTCGACTATTTGGTCAGGCAATACCAAATCAGTTACCATTACTCTGCTACCCTATGGTACCGCAGCCTTGGGCAAACCAAAGCCAAGCCCCTTAGTTTACTTGCTTTTGCTCCCTTTAGCACTGGCAAGC
The window above is part of the Microscilla marina ATCC 23134 genome. Proteins encoded here:
- a CDS encoding DUF1573 domain-containing protein, whose product is MKKSLIILLTSVFFLTTQAFAQKEAAEALKQDLNLKTPRITFAHNAYNFKTIKADEVVNVTFHFKNTGTKPLQIYDVQTTCGCTLTDWDREVVHPNAVGKISVSYHPAKKQQLGKQQKVVLIISNAINREEKVYLVGEVLK
- a CDS encoding 3-hydroxybutyrate dehydrogenase, with protein sequence MSKNAIITGSTSGIGLGIARKFAEAGYNICFNGLEDNGAEIAEKVGEEFGVTTMFSAANMLKPDDINEMVKIAEGAFGSIDVLINNAGVQYVAPIDEFPAAKWDLIIGVNMSAAFHTSKAVWPGMKARKFGRIINITSAHGLRASEFKSAYVTSKHGVTGLTKVLGLEGAPHGITCNAICPGYVKTPLVEGQIKDQAKSHNMTEEEVVTKVMLKKQAIKDFVKVEDLGALALFLASESAQMMTGASIPVEGGWSAQ
- a CDS encoding patatin-like phospholipase family protein, giving the protein MYKTIDLALQGGGSHGAFTWGVLERFLEAESLVIEGLCGTSAGAMNSTMVAYGMHIGGREGAIKMLEAFWQKTSEAFDKSPIKPSFLDRWLGTGRMDFSPSYYMFDFLTMMSSPYQNNLFDINPLRDLLLELIDFDELRKSTAMKLFVCATNVRTSRPKVFSKKDISVDAVLASACLPSLFKAVEIDGEAYWDGGFMGNPPIFPLIDDTETEDIVLVQINPIHRPDIPKTAVEIRDRINELSFNSSLMHEMRRINFVQRMLEADLNQEGKLRNLYIHHVKAEEEMTNLGVSSKLNADWDFLQKLRKLGRRSADVWLKENYDHLGKKSTCNIDQEFL
- a CDS encoding NAD(P)H-dependent glycerol-3-phosphate dehydrogenase, which encodes MVTQSLSTPHKPAIAIIGAGSWATALVKILSEGAVDIRWWLRNQESLEHIRRYQRNPDYLSDVPINPEKVQLFADMKEAVQGAQYVIIAIPAAFVQDALSQLSAADFKDKVLVSAVKGIVPQKNWLITELLEYEYQVKPAHICVIAGPCHAEEVALEKQSYLTIASEDLAQAENFAQLIANRFIKAVPNQDVYGVEYSAVMKNIIALACGIAHGLNYGDNFQAVLVSNAMQEIRRFVETTYPCERDLYASAYLGDLLVTAYSQFSRNRTFGNMIGRGYTVKSAQMEMNMIAEGYYAVKSIYEINQKFGVDMPITKAVYQILYEKVTPGVAIGKLRWLLA
- a CDS encoding CHAT domain-containing protein, whose translation is MKYLSLLFALMLTTPGLFAQLDVNERIHLADSLFDDRGDYSQALDYYYPLIDDFARKGDRKRHVIYQIKVIQCHYLLSKYDTALKIAHTLLKNLPKSLPRKFLYEGEVKTLMGEIYYKKGEYEVAKKSLHQAWKVLKYEYGAEVQLSTVYTVMGFVHEALEEFDLAFRYYKKALKLRKRVLGKYNQATASSYADLANLYFAQGDYIVSIGYDKKALGIKKQLYGAHHPEIALSYNNMASTYNTWGNYDKALKYHQKALAIREKVFGQWHLDVGQSYHNIGYTYMQKGAYNLALEYYQRYETTLQKLTGKHHPHLSSIYTNIGTVYVKKRQYEKALDYFEKNLWLLRSAYARQNSHFAEAYHNFAYVYRLKKDYQLALTYSQKTLDIVQQVFGKPHLYAARAFLNMGRVYAQLQKPTLASQYFSKAIYTLKQVFGHKSSLLSVTAHELGKLYLSQQNYTKALAYLHKALVYGVPRFNKVLAPKSLPALKDCPLDPFLVKILATKAQCFYQMYEAKANPLYLNQSIVTYELGYALLKKIGNSFLKTEDRMNFNETVIAIRDGALKAYRQKYQVTQQPRFLRKMFECSEQFKASSLQSALNYQKALKAANIPPVYIIQEQGLRMDINYWTKKVSNDPAKAAQHQDSLFEYNRRYEELIAAIETNYPAYVAHKYKYKIVQLDEIQQRLAPQSVLLEYSLGEKSSYLFIITATQVEVVSLAGRRQLQPLLNSYYSALESEEQLPKFAQASHRLYRAMLQPAEAYIKDKKRLIVIAPSLESIPFEAIISQPPSAQQLKLQKFSLLDYLVRQYQISYHYSATLWYRSLGQTKAKPLSLLAFAPFSTGKPQVLSNQTRKLSDSLPETGIEVRTIFEMFKHQKLKAKAYLAASATKLRFMQQSNAYSIIHLASHSEANTRYAHLGKVRFAPHPLDTGNASGILYSSEVYNLKLNPDLLVLSSCESGVGRLAKGEGVLSLARGFLYAGARNIIFSLWEVNDAYTRQLMVAFYKALLAGKSYRAALQAAQQTRLNTNQYLHPRHWAGFVMIGE